Proteins co-encoded in one Streptococcus ruminicola genomic window:
- the secA gene encoding preprotein translocase subunit SecA produces the protein MANILRTVIENDKGELRKLEKIAKKVESYADAMAALSDEELKAKTPEFQQRYQNGETLDQLLPEAFAVVREAAKRVLGLYPYRVQIMGGIVMHNGDVPEMRTGEGKTLTATMPVYLNALAGEGVHVITVNEYLATRDATEMGEVYSWLGLSVGINLSAKSPYEKREAYNCDITYSTNSEIGFDYLRDNMVVRQEDMVQRPLNFALVDEVDSVLIDEARTPLIVSGQVTSETSQLYVRADKFVKTLESVDYVIDVPTKTIGLTDSGIDKAEEYFRLENLYDLENVALTHYIDNALRANYIMLLDIDYVVSENGEILIVDQFTGRTMEGRRFSDGLHQAIEAKEGVRIQEESKTSASITYQNMFRMYKKLAGMTGTAKTEEEEFREVYNMRIIPIPTNRPVARIDHPDLLYPTLASKFRAVVEDVKRRHAKGQPVLVGTVAVETSDLISKKLVEAGIPHEVLNAKNHFKEAQIIMNAGQRGAVTIATNMAGRGTDIKLGEGVRELGGLCVIGTERHESRRIDNQLRGRAGRQGDPGESQFYLSLEDDLMRRFGSDRIKAFLDRMNLDEEEAVIKSKMLTRQVESAQKRVEGNNYDMRKQVLQYDDVMREQREIIYAERHDVITADRDLAPEIKAMIKRTINRAVDAHSRADREEGIKAILNFAKSNLVAEDSIKLADLENLDFEEIKEELYKRALAVYDAQIAKLHDEEAVKEFQKVLILMVVDNKWTDHIDALDQLRQSVGLRGYAQNNPVVEYQSEGFRMFQAMIGAIEFDVTRTMMKAQIHQQERERSTERATTMAEKNISAQHVQAQSDIDYSNVKRNDLCPCGSGKKFKNCHGRKHF, from the coding sequence ATGGCAAATATTCTACGAACTGTTATCGAAAACGATAAAGGCGAATTAAGAAAATTAGAAAAAATTGCAAAGAAAGTTGAGTCATACGCTGATGCGATGGCTGCTTTGTCTGATGAAGAATTAAAAGCAAAAACACCAGAATTTCAACAACGATATCAAAATGGTGAAACCTTAGATCAATTATTGCCAGAAGCTTTTGCGGTTGTTCGTGAAGCGGCTAAACGTGTTCTTGGTCTTTACCCATACCGTGTCCAAATCATGGGTGGTATTGTAATGCACAATGGTGACGTGCCTGAAATGCGTACTGGTGAAGGTAAAACATTGACTGCGACTATGCCAGTTTACCTTAACGCCCTTGCTGGTGAAGGGGTTCACGTTATCACGGTCAACGAATACCTTGCAACACGTGACGCAACTGAAATGGGTGAAGTTTATAGCTGGTTGGGACTTTCTGTAGGGATCAACTTGTCTGCAAAATCACCATATGAAAAACGTGAAGCCTACAACTGTGATATCACTTATTCTACAAACTCAGAAATCGGTTTTGACTACCTTCGTGATAACATGGTTGTTCGTCAAGAAGATATGGTTCAACGCCCACTAAACTTTGCTTTGGTCGATGAAGTTGACTCAGTTTTGATTGATGAAGCGAGAACACCTTTGATTGTTTCAGGTCAAGTAACTTCTGAAACAAGCCAACTTTACGTTCGTGCTGATAAATTCGTTAAGACTCTTGAAAGTGTTGATTACGTTATCGATGTACCAACAAAAACAATCGGTCTAACAGACAGTGGTATCGACAAAGCTGAAGAATATTTCCGTTTAGAAAATCTTTACGATTTGGAAAATGTTGCCTTAACACACTACATTGACAATGCCCTTCGTGCAAACTACATTATGCTTTTGGACATTGACTATGTGGTTAGTGAAAATGGTGAAATCTTGATTGTCGATCAATTTACAGGACGTACAATGGAAGGTCGTCGCTTCTCTGATGGTTTGCACCAAGCCATTGAAGCTAAAGAAGGCGTGCGCATTCAGGAAGAATCTAAGACAAGTGCTTCAATTACTTACCAAAACATGTTCCGTATGTACAAAAAATTGGCAGGTATGACTGGTACAGCGAAAACTGAAGAAGAGGAATTCCGTGAAGTTTACAACATGCGCATTATTCCAATTCCAACAAACCGACCAGTAGCACGTATTGACCATCCAGATTTGTTGTATCCAACACTTGCTTCTAAATTCAGAGCAGTAGTTGAAGATGTTAAACGTCGTCACGCTAAAGGTCAACCTGTCTTGGTTGGTACGGTTGCCGTTGAAACATCTGACCTTATTTCTAAAAAATTGGTTGAAGCTGGCATTCCACACGAAGTTTTGAATGCTAAAAACCACTTTAAAGAAGCTCAAATCATCATGAACGCTGGTCAACGCGGTGCGGTTACAATCGCAACCAACATGGCTGGTCGTGGTACAGATATCAAACTTGGCGAAGGGGTTCGTGAACTTGGTGGACTTTGTGTCATCGGTACAGAACGTCACGAAAGCCGTCGTATTGATAATCAGCTTCGTGGACGTGCAGGTCGTCAAGGTGACCCAGGTGAATCACAATTCTATCTATCACTTGAAGATGATTTGATGCGTCGTTTTGGTTCAGATCGTATTAAAGCTTTCCTTGATCGCATGAACCTTGATGAAGAAGAAGCTGTTATCAAATCTAAGATGCTCACACGTCAAGTGGAATCAGCTCAAAAACGTGTTGAAGGTAACAACTACGATATGCGTAAACAAGTCCTTCAATATGATGATGTGATGCGTGAACAACGTGAAATCATTTATGCTGAACGTCACGATGTTATCACAGCAGACCGTGATTTGGCACCTGAAATCAAAGCAATGATTAAACGTACAATTAATCGTGCTGTTGATGCTCACAGCCGTGCAGACCGCGAAGAAGGTATCAAGGCTATTTTGAATTTTGCTAAATCAAACTTGGTTGCAGAAGATTCTATTAAACTGGCTGACCTTGAAAATCTAGATTTTGAAGAAATCAAAGAAGAACTTTACAAACGTGCTTTGGCAGTTTACGATGCTCAAATCGCTAAACTTCACGACGAAGAAGCCGTTAAAGAATTCCAAAAAGTTTTGATTTTGATGGTTGTGGATAACAAGTGGACAGACCACATTGATGCCCTTGATCAATTGCGTCAATCTGTTGGTTTGCGCGGATACGCTCAAAACAACCCTGTTGTTGAATACCAATCAGAAGGTTTCCGTATGTTCCAAGCAATGATTGGTGCCATTGAATTTGACGTGACACGTACAATGATGAAAGCACAAATTCACCAACAAGAACGTGAACGCTCAACTGAACGTGCGACAACTATGGCTGAAAAGAATATCTCTGCTCAACATGTTCAAGCACAATCTGATATCGATTACTCTAACGTTAAACGTAACGATTTGTGCCCATGTGGATCAGGTAAAAAATTCAAAAATTGCCACGGTCGTAAACATTTTTAA
- the scrK gene encoding fructokinase ScrK encodes MTKLYGSVEAGGTKFVCAVGDENFQVVEKVQFPTTTPYETIDKTVAFFKRFEEDLAGIAIGSFGPIDVDENSKTYGYITTTPKPHWANVDLVGLISKHFKVPFYFTTDVNSSAYGETIVRKGVKSLVYYTIGTGIGAGAIQNGQFIGGLGHTEAGHVYVAPHPQDVAKNFNGVCPFHKGCLEGMAAGPSLEARTGIRGELIELNSDVWDVQAYYIAQAAVQATLLYRPEVIVFGGGVMAQEHMLKRVRDKFKALMNDYVPVPDVTEYIVTPGVAENGSATLGNFALAKKVSER; translated from the coding sequence ATGACTAAATTATACGGTAGTGTCGAAGCAGGTGGAACAAAATTTGTTTGTGCTGTTGGTGATGAGAATTTTCAAGTTGTAGAAAAAGTTCAATTTCCAACAACAACACCTTATGAAACAATTGATAAAACAGTAGCATTCTTCAAACGTTTTGAAGAAGATTTGGCAGGAATTGCTATTGGTTCATTTGGGCCAATTGATGTTGATGAAAATTCAAAAACTTATGGTTACATCACAACAACTCCAAAACCACATTGGGCTAATGTTGACTTGGTTGGTTTGATTTCAAAACACTTTAAAGTGCCATTTTACTTTACAACTGACGTAAATAGCTCTGCTTACGGTGAAACAATCGTTCGTAAAGGCGTTAAGAGTCTTGTTTATTACACAATCGGTACTGGTATTGGTGCTGGAGCTATTCAAAACGGTCAATTTATCGGTGGTCTTGGTCATACAGAAGCAGGTCACGTATACGTTGCTCCACACCCACAAGATGTTGCTAAAAACTTTAACGGTGTTTGCCCATTCCACAAAGGTTGCTTGGAAGGTATGGCAGCAGGTCCATCACTTGAAGCACGTACAGGTATCCGTGGTGAATTGATTGAACTTAACTCTGATGTTTGGGATGTTCAAGCTTATTACATTGCACAAGCCGCTGTTCAAGCAACACTTCTTTATCGTCCAGAAGTGATTGTCTTTGGTGGTGGTGTTATGGCACAAGAACACATGCTAAAACGTGTTCGTGATAAATTTAAAGCTTTGATGAATGATTATGTTCCAGTTCCAGATGTTACAGAATATATCGTGACACCAGGTGTGGCTGAAAATGGTTCTGCAACTCTTGGTAACTTTGCTTTGGCTAAGAAAGTTTCAGAACGTTAA
- a CDS encoding sucrose-specific PTS transporter subunit IIBC, which translates to MDNAQIAKEIVAALGGRENVRSVAHCATRLRVMVVDEAKIDKDKIENLDKVQGAFFNSGQYQIIFGTGLVNKMYDEVVALGLPTASKDEQKAEAAKQGNWFQRAVRSFGDVFVPLLPAIVATGLFMGIRGAINNDTILGLFGTTSEAFSSTNFYTYTVVLTDTAFAFFPALICWSAFNVFGGSPIVGLVLGLMMVNNSLPNAWDVASKAAEPINFFGFIPVVGYQNSVLPAFFVGLLGAKLEKWLHKKIPDVLDLLLVPFLTFLVMSILALFVIGPVFHTVENYVLAGTKFLLSLPFGLSGLILGGIHQVIVVTGVHHIFNLLESQLIAADGKDPFNAIITAAMTAQAGATLAVGVKTKDAKLKALAFPAALSAGLGITEPAIFGVNLRFGKPFVLGLAAGACGGWLASIFNLAGTGFGITIIPGTLLYLNGQVLKYVIMVLATTALAFVLTYMFGYEDDTKDVKAAKEAKEVAEEVTALSQAGVSEETVVSPLSGQAVELSAVNDPVFSSGAMGKGIAIKPNGDTVYSPVDGTVQLAFETGHAYGLKSDNGAEILIHIGIDTVSMAGKGFNQKVAANQKVKKGDVLGTFDRAAIAEAGLDDTTMIIVTNTADYQEVTPVAQGELAEGAALLDLK; encoded by the coding sequence ATGGATAACGCACAGATTGCAAAAGAGATTGTTGCTGCTTTAGGTGGCCGCGAAAACGTACGCAGTGTCGCTCACTGTGCCACACGTTTACGTGTTATGGTTGTTGATGAAGCAAAAATCGACAAAGACAAAATTGAAAATCTTGACAAAGTTCAAGGAGCTTTCTTCAACTCAGGACAATACCAAATTATCTTTGGTACTGGTCTAGTTAACAAAATGTACGATGAAGTTGTTGCTCTTGGTTTGCCAACAGCTTCAAAAGATGAACAAAAAGCAGAAGCTGCTAAACAAGGAAATTGGTTCCAACGCGCTGTCCGTTCATTCGGTGACGTATTTGTTCCATTGCTTCCAGCTATCGTAGCGACTGGTCTTTTCATGGGTATCCGCGGAGCTATCAACAATGATACAATCCTAGGACTCTTCGGAACAACTTCTGAAGCATTCTCATCTACAAACTTCTACACATACACTGTTGTATTAACAGATACAGCCTTTGCATTCTTCCCAGCTTTGATTTGCTGGTCTGCATTTAACGTATTTGGTGGAAGCCCAATCGTAGGTCTTGTTCTTGGACTTATGATGGTTAACAACTCACTTCCAAATGCTTGGGATGTTGCCTCAAAAGCTGCAGAACCAATTAACTTCTTTGGATTCATTCCAGTTGTTGGTTACCAAAACTCAGTTCTTCCAGCATTCTTCGTAGGTTTGCTTGGTGCGAAACTTGAAAAATGGTTGCACAAAAAAATTCCAGATGTGCTTGACCTCTTGTTGGTTCCATTCTTGACATTCTTGGTAATGTCAATCTTGGCACTCTTTGTCATTGGTCCAGTTTTCCATACTGTTGAAAACTATGTTCTTGCAGGAACTAAATTCTTGCTTAGCTTGCCATTTGGTCTTTCTGGTCTTATTCTTGGTGGTATTCACCAAGTTATCGTGGTTACAGGTGTTCACCACATCTTCAACTTGCTTGAATCACAATTGATTGCTGCTGATGGTAAAGACCCATTCAACGCTATCATCACAGCTGCAATGACTGCCCAAGCTGGTGCAACTCTTGCTGTTGGTGTTAAAACAAAAGATGCTAAACTTAAAGCTCTTGCTTTCCCAGCTGCTCTTTCTGCAGGACTTGGTATCACTGAACCAGCTATCTTCGGTGTAAACTTACGTTTTGGTAAACCATTTGTATTAGGTCTTGCGGCTGGTGCTTGTGGTGGTTGGTTGGCTTCAATCTTCAACCTTGCTGGTACTGGTTTTGGTATTACAATTATCCCTGGTACTCTTCTTTACTTGAATGGTCAAGTTCTTAAATATGTCATCATGGTTCTTGCAACTACAGCTCTTGCCTTTGTATTGACTTACATGTTTGGTTATGAAGATGATACAAAAGACGTTAAAGCTGCTAAAGAAGCAAAAGAAGTAGCTGAAGAAGTTACTGCACTTTCTCAAGCTGGTGTTTCTGAAGAAACAGTTGTAAGCCCACTTTCAGGCCAAGCTGTTGAACTTTCTGCAGTTAATGACCCAGTCTTCTCATCAGGTGCTATGGGTAAAGGTATCGCTATTAAACCAAACGGTGACACAGTTTACTCACCAGTTGATGGTACTGTTCAACTTGCCTTTGAAACAGGTCATGCTTATGGTTTGAAATCTGACAATGGTGCTGAAATCCTTATCCACATCGGTATTGATACTGTCTCAATGGCTGGTAAAGGATTTAACCAAAAAGTTGCTGCTAACCAAAAAGTTAAAAAAGGTGATGTTCTTGGAACATTTGACCGCGCAGCTATTGCAGAAGCAGGTCTTGATGATACAACAATGATTATCGTGACAAACACAGCTGACTACCAAGAAGTAACACCAGTTGCTCAAGGTGAACTTGCTGAAGGTGCTGCATTGCTAGATCTTAAATAA
- a CDS encoding sucrose-6-phosphate hydrolase, with the protein MNLPQEVRYRAYADWSEEEVAKITENVKKSPWHTSYHIEPKTGLLNDPNGFSYFNGKYTLFYQNWPFGAAHGLKQWVHTESEDLVHFHETNVELRPDTKNDSHGAYSGSAYEINDKLFLFYTGNVRDENWVRDPLQIGAWMDKDHNITKIDNVLIRQPEDATEHFRDPQIFNYKGQFYAIVGAQNPEKSGFVKLYKAVDNNVENWEEVGNLDFGGTGSEYMIECPNLVFADDKPVLLYCPQGLDKSELDYRNIYPNTYKVCQSFDTEHAKLVGASDIQNLDYGFEAYATQGFNAPDGRTLVVSWIGLPDVDYPTDKYDYQGALSLVKELSIKDGKLYQYPVEAITSLRADSEAFANKSEATNTYELELNFPANQKSEILLFADDKGNGLSLTVDTKDGKIILDRSKAGVQYATEFGTSRECTIDAKETSANIFVDNSVVEIFINKGEKVFTSRVFPEAGQNGIAIKSGDVTGTYFDLKY; encoded by the coding sequence ATGAATTTACCTCAAGAAGTACGATACCGTGCTTACGCTGATTGGAGCGAGGAAGAGGTGGCTAAAATCACTGAAAATGTGAAAAAATCACCTTGGCATACCAGCTACCACATCGAGCCTAAAACTGGACTATTAAATGACCCTAACGGTTTCTCATACTTTAACGGCAAATATACATTGTTCTATCAAAATTGGCCTTTTGGCGCTGCTCACGGCCTAAAACAATGGGTTCACACTGAATCTGAAGACTTGGTTCATTTCCATGAAACTAATGTAGAACTTCGCCCTGACACTAAAAACGATAGCCACGGAGCTTACTCTGGTTCTGCCTATGAAATCAATGACAAACTCTTCTTGTTCTATACAGGAAATGTTCGTGACGAAAACTGGGTACGTGACCCACTTCAAATCGGTGCTTGGATGGATAAAGACCACAATATTACAAAAATAGATAATGTCCTTATCCGCCAACCTGAAGATGCCACAGAGCACTTCCGTGACCCTCAAATTTTCAATTATAAAGGTCAATTCTACGCTATCGTAGGTGCTCAAAACCCTGAAAAATCAGGCTTTGTTAAACTTTATAAAGCAGTTGATAACAATGTTGAAAACTGGGAAGAAGTTGGCAACCTCGACTTCGGCGGTACTGGTTCAGAGTACATGATTGAATGTCCAAACCTTGTTTTTGCTGATGATAAACCAGTTCTTCTTTACTGCCCACAAGGCCTTGATAAATCTGAACTTGATTACCGCAACATTTATCCAAATACTTATAAAGTATGTCAATCGTTTGACACAGAACATGCAAAATTAGTTGGCGCTTCAGACATTCAAAACCTTGACTATGGTTTTGAAGCCTATGCTACTCAAGGATTCAATGCCCCTGACGGGCGCACATTAGTTGTCAGCTGGATTGGACTTCCTGATGTTGATTACCCAACAGATAAATACGATTACCAAGGTGCTTTAAGTCTTGTTAAAGAACTTTCTATTAAAGATGGTAAACTTTACCAATACCCAGTTGAAGCAATCACTTCACTTCGTGCTGACTCTGAAGCATTTGCTAATAAATCTGAAGCAACTAATACTTATGAATTAGAATTAAATTTCCCTGCAAATCAAAAATCTGAAATTCTTCTCTTTGCTGATGACAAAGGCAACGGACTCAGCTTGACGGTCGATACTAAAGACGGTAAAATTATTCTTGACCGCAGTAAAGCTGGTGTTCAATACGCTACAGAATTTGGCACAAGCCGCGAATGCACAATCGATGCAAAAGAAACTAGTGCTAATATTTTTGTAGATAATTCAGTCGTTGAAATCTTTATCAATAAAGGAGAAAAAGTATTTACTAGCCGTGTCTTCCCAGAAGCTGGCCAAAACGGCATCGCTATTAAATCTGGAGACGTTACTGGTACATACTTTGATTTGAAGTACTAA
- a CDS encoding LacI family DNA-binding transcriptional regulator — MVAKLTDVAELAGVSPTTVSRVINNKGYLSDKTKQKVQEAMRTLGYKPNNLARGLQGKSAQLIGLIFPNISNIFYSELIEYLEIELFKHGYKTIICNSENDPAKEREYIEMLEANQVDGIISSSHNLGIDDYERVSAPIIAFDRNLAPNIPIIASDNFEGGKLAARTLQKNGCENIIMITGHDNTDSPTELRALGFTFQIPHGEVFKVPNNLSTIRREMEIKSIIARTRPDGIFVSDDLTAILTMKIAKQLDLKIPEDLKIIGYDGTSFIENFFPQLTTIRQPIDEIASLLVDILLKRIKGEKTSKDYILPISLLPGSSI; from the coding sequence ATGGTAGCAAAATTAACTGACGTTGCTGAACTTGCTGGAGTTAGCCCAACAACCGTTTCACGCGTTATCAACAACAAAGGTTATTTGTCAGATAAGACAAAACAAAAAGTCCAAGAAGCCATGAGAACATTAGGCTATAAACCTAATAACCTCGCTCGTGGACTCCAAGGAAAATCAGCCCAACTCATCGGACTTATCTTTCCTAATATTAGCAATATCTTTTATTCTGAACTGATTGAATATCTTGAAATCGAACTATTCAAACATGGTTATAAAACGATTATCTGCAACAGTGAAAATGACCCTGCCAAGGAACGTGAATATATCGAAATGCTAGAAGCTAACCAAGTTGACGGCATCATTTCATCAAGTCACAACCTTGGTATCGATGATTACGAACGCGTCAGTGCACCTATTATTGCTTTTGATAGAAACCTGGCCCCAAATATTCCTATCATTGCTTCAGATAACTTTGAAGGAGGTAAGCTAGCTGCTCGTACCCTTCAAAAAAATGGTTGCGAAAATATCATTATGATTACCGGACACGATAACACTGATTCTCCAACCGAATTACGTGCCCTTGGTTTTACATTTCAAATTCCGCACGGTGAAGTTTTCAAAGTTCCTAACAACTTATCCACAATTCGCCGTGAAATGGAAATCAAATCCATCATCGCACGAACTAGACCTGACGGTATCTTTGTTTCCGACGATTTAACAGCCATTTTAACCATGAAAATTGCTAAACAATTAGATTTAAAAATCCCTGAAGATTTGAAAATTATCGGGTACGATGGTACATCATTTATTGAGAACTTCTTCCCACAATTGACAACCATCCGTCAACCAATCGATGAAATCGCTAGTCTACTTGTGGATATTCTCCTAAAACGCATCAAAGGCGAAAAGACAAGCAAAGACTATATCCTACCAATTTCACTTCTTCCTGGTAGCAGTATCTAA
- the nusB gene encoding transcription antitermination factor NusB encodes MTNNFTNSRRDLRERAFQALFSLEFGGEYLQAAEFAYTYDKTVEEDEEVQVPVFLLNLVKGVCDLQSELDQQIEAHLKSGWSLERLTLTDKALLRLGLYEVKYFEETPGRVAVNEIIEIAKKYSDETSAKFVNGLLSQFVTE; translated from the coding sequence ATGACTAATAACTTTACAAATTCAAGACGTGACCTTCGTGAGCGTGCCTTCCAGGCACTCTTTAGCCTCGAATTTGGTGGAGAATATTTGCAAGCAGCTGAATTTGCTTACACTTATGATAAGACTGTCGAAGAAGACGAAGAAGTTCAAGTTCCAGTATTTCTTCTAAATCTTGTTAAAGGTGTTTGTGATTTGCAATCAGAACTTGATCAACAAATCGAAGCACACTTAAAATCAGGCTGGTCACTAGAGCGTTTAACACTAACTGACAAAGCTTTACTTCGTTTAGGGCTTTACGAAGTGAAATACTTCGAAGAAACACCTGGACGTGTTGCGGTCAATGAAATCATTGAAATTGCTAAAAAATATTCAGACGAAACATCAGCAAAATTCGTTAATGGATTATTGAGTCAGTTTGTTACTGAATAA
- a CDS encoding Asp23/Gls24 family envelope stress response protein yields MTTENIGDIVISPRVLEVITGIAATKVDGVHSLRNKAMTDTFSKTVLGKGVYLQTEEDGTVNADIYVYLQYGVNVPAVSMAIQKAVKAAVYEMAEVTISSVNIHVEGIVPEKTPKPDLKALFDEDFLDD; encoded by the coding sequence ATGACAACTGAAAATATCGGTGATATTGTTATTTCACCACGAGTACTAGAAGTTATCACAGGTATTGCTGCAACAAAAGTTGATGGCGTTCACTCACTTCGTAACAAAGCCATGACTGATACTTTCAGCAAAACAGTTTTAGGTAAAGGTGTTTACCTTCAAACAGAAGAAGATGGTACAGTTAACGCTGATATCTATGTATATCTTCAATACGGTGTCAACGTTCCTGCTGTTTCAATGGCTATCCAAAAAGCTGTTAAAGCTGCAGTTTACGAAATGGCAGAAGTGACTATTTCATCTGTCAACATTCACGTTGAAGGAATCGTTCCTGAAAAAACACCAAAACCTGATTTGAAAGCATTGTTTGACGAGGATTTCTTGGATGACTAA
- the efp gene encoding elongation factor P produces the protein MIEASKLRAGMTFVTSDGKLIKVLEASHHKPGKGNTVMRMKLRDVRTGSTFDTTYRPEEKFEQAIIETRAAQYLYKMDDTAYFMDTESYEQYEIPVANVEQELLYILENSEVKIQFYGTEVIGVTVPTTVELTVTDTQPSIKGATVTGSGKPATLETGLVVNVPDFIEIGQKLVINTQEGTYVSRA, from the coding sequence ATGATTGAAGCAAGTAAGCTTAGAGCAGGTATGACTTTCGTAACATCTGATGGAAAACTCATCAAAGTTCTCGAAGCAAGCCACCACAAACCAGGTAAAGGTAACACAGTTATGCGTATGAAACTTCGTGACGTACGTACTGGTTCAACATTCGATACAACTTACCGTCCAGAAGAAAAATTCGAACAAGCAATCATCGAAACACGTGCTGCACAATACCTTTACAAAATGGATGACACAGCATACTTCATGGATACTGAAAGCTACGAACAATATGAAATTCCAGTTGCTAACGTAGAACAAGAATTGCTTTACATTCTTGAAAACTCAGAAGTTAAAATCCAATTCTACGGAACTGAAGTTATCGGTGTGACTGTTCCTACAACTGTTGAATTGACAGTTACTGATACTCAACCATCAATCAAAGGTGCTACAGTTACTGGTTCTGGTAAACCTGCAACTCTTGAAACAGGTCTTGTTGTTAACGTACCAGACTTTATCGAAATCGGTCAAAAATTGGTAATCAATACGCAAGAAGGTACTTACGTATCACGTGCCTAA
- a CDS encoding deoxycytidylate deaminase: MTERLSWEDYFMANAELISKRSTCDRAFVGAVLVKDNRIIATGYNGGVSETDNCSEAGHKMEDGHCIRTVHAEMNALIQCAKEGISTKGTEIYVTHFPCINCTKALLQAGIKKITYKTAYRMHPFAIELMKQKGVECVQHDVPEVRLGMDDFDD, from the coding sequence ATGACTGAAAGACTTTCTTGGGAAGATTATTTTATGGCAAATGCGGAGTTGATTTCAAAACGCTCAACTTGTGATCGTGCCTTTGTCGGAGCTGTTTTGGTGAAAGATAATCGTATCATTGCGACTGGTTACAATGGTGGTGTTTCTGAAACTGATAACTGTAGCGAAGCAGGACATAAAATGGAAGACGGTCATTGTATCCGTACCGTTCACGCAGAAATGAATGCCCTTATCCAGTGTGCTAAGGAAGGTATCTCAACCAAAGGCACAGAAATTTACGTGACACATTTTCCGTGTATTAACTGTACCAAAGCGCTTCTTCAGGCAGGGATTAAGAAGATTACTTACAAAACAGCTTACCGCATGCATCCATTTGCTATCGAATTGATGAAACAAAAAGGTGTCGAATGCGTTCAGCACGATGTTCCAGAAGTGAGACTTGGCATGGATGATTTTGATGACTAA
- a CDS encoding M24 family metallopeptidase: MLARLKRFDAKLDEKELDAMLVTGQNNIYYLTGFWGTAATVFISKTRRLFVTDARYTLIAKQTVQGFDIIESRDALSEIAKAIASDAISTIGFDSQVSFAYYQTLQGVFAGYDLVATTNFMEELRMIKDASEIATIRKACSISDRAFTDMLDFIKPGKTTELQVANFLDFRMREYGASGVSFETIAASGYRSAMPHGVASEKVIQSGETLTLDFGCYYNHYVSDMTRTIHIGETTDEEREIYDVVLRANQAVIDSVKAGMTRRDYDKLARDVIEKAGYGEHFTHGIGHGIGLDIHEIPFFGNSDELVEVGMTITDEPGIYLDNKYGVRIEDDLVVTEKGCEVLTLAPKELIVL, from the coding sequence ATGTTAGCAAGACTGAAAAGATTTGATGCTAAGTTAGATGAAAAAGAGCTGGACGCTATGTTGGTGACTGGTCAAAATAATATTTATTATTTGACAGGTTTTTGGGGGACAGCAGCAACTGTCTTTATTTCCAAAACACGTCGTTTGTTCGTAACGGATGCTCGCTACACTTTGATTGCTAAGCAAACGGTTCAAGGATTTGATATCATCGAAAGCAGAGATGCACTTTCTGAAATTGCTAAGGCGATTGCGTCTGATGCGATTTCGACGATTGGTTTTGATAGTCAGGTGTCATTTGCTTATTATCAGACTTTGCAGGGTGTGTTTGCAGGTTATGATTTGGTAGCTACGACGAATTTCATGGAAGAATTACGCATGATTAAAGATGCTTCTGAAATTGCGACCATCCGAAAAGCTTGTTCGATTTCTGACCGTGCCTTTACAGACATGCTTGATTTCATCAAACCTGGGAAAACAACAGAATTGCAAGTAGCAAACTTCCTTGATTTTCGTATGCGGGAGTACGGAGCTTCTGGGGTATCTTTTGAAACCATTGCAGCATCAGGTTACCGCTCTGCTATGCCTCACGGCGTAGCCAGTGAGAAAGTTATCCAGTCAGGCGAAACCTTGACCCTCGATTTTGGTTGCTACTACAATCATTATGTCAGCGACATGACGCGTACCATCCATATCGGTGAGACGACTGACGAAGAGCGTGAGATTTATGATGTGGTTTTGCGCGCTAATCAAGCTGTGATTGATTCGGTCAAAGCTGGTATGACACGCCGTGATTATGATAAGCTAGCGCGTGATGTGATTGAAAAAGCTGGTTATGGTGAGCACTTCACACACGGAATTGGTCATGGAATTGGACTTGATATTCACGAAATCCCATTCTTTGGAAATTCTGATGAATTGGTTGAAGTCGGCATGACCATCACCGATGAACCAGGCATATACCTTGATAACAAATATGGTGTTCGTATCGAAGATGACCTTGTGGTCACTGAAAAAGGGTGCGAGGTTCTGACCTTGGCACCGAAAGAATTGATTGTCTTGTAA